In the Ranitomeya imitator isolate aRanImi1 chromosome 2, aRanImi1.pri, whole genome shotgun sequence genome, tactgctccattcacacagggtACTTTAGGATCCTCCATCTCAGTGGTAACGCCCCCAGCACCCATGTGGATAGGTATATATCACGTTTATGGAAGAAAACCTCAACAATCCAAGATATCTACTTATAAGTCACGCCAGAAGATGACATCGTTGTGTGTCCATTTCTTCCATTGATGGAAATCTGTAACGCAAATCTCAAGCGATTTCTCCGAATTTAAGTGTGACGTTGAGGGTTAGTATCACTTTTGTGTTGATAGTAATGGGCATCTCAGGCTAGTTTTAGTGGTTTCAGTCTCTTCACAAAGTGTGTGGTTCCCTTGGGATTTCGTAAAGTGTCGAGCTTACAACTGATGGGATCTTCTGACTGAAAATTTTTGTAGTCCTGAATTCTATAATAAAGCCTTCCATCTAGCTCCTGATCGCCACCCATTCAGTCCATATGTACAAGGCAGCATGAAGGGGTTCGGTAAAAGCGGCAGTGAAAGTATGCAGGTGTTTAACCGGCTCACATAGCTCGTAAAAGGACAACTGTCCAGCCTCGTAATCCAGATATATCACTAATCTCTGACTGGAAAACTTGCAAGGCAAATGGATAATCTTACCGTGATGCATCACTGAATAATGATGCTTCTTTGACTTGGACCTGGATATACACCAGGACTTCTCGTTGTTCCCAATGTACGACTGATCCCCTTTTCGGCCTATACTAGGGTAACACACCCCAATCATCCAGTACCCCGATTTGCTAACTTCAACTTCCCAGAAATGGCGGCCTGATGAAAAGGTTCTGGTGCTCAAAACCTGACAGTCCTCAAACCTCTCGGGAGATTCTGGATGTTTCTGATTACTCAAATAACGAGCGGTTTTCAGGTCGCTTGAGATGCAAACATCTCTGGCGACTGTGTTGATATCTAGCAGGAGGTCTGAAACCTCCACAATGTGGAGACCCTTCTTGAAATGTGCCATTATATCTGCCAAACCTGTATGTAATGTCAAAGAGGTTACATTTTTATCCAGATCACCCACATATTCAGACAATTTACTGTCTTCTTTTTGGTCTTCATTAACTTCTTCAGCAGCTCCACGTAAATCATATTTCTCATATTCTTGAAGGAGAGCTAATGGATCCGCCAGGAGACACAGCTCCTCAATGTGGGAAATCTCCCTGGACAACTCTTCCTTCTGTGATTCGAGCTGCTGGATTTGCTCAGAGACTGCAGTTTCCACCTGATCCATCTGCCTTGAGATCTCACCTAAAACATTCTGTTCTAGCTCTACAAGAAGCTTCTTAATCTCTCTAAACAGTGAGTTGACCCTCTCCGATTCTCGGGAAGCCTTCTTTTTTACTTTCTGTTTTTGACCTTCTAGGTTTTGGACTTGTTTCACAGTCTCCACTCGCTTTGAGGTCAGTTTCTCCAAGTCGTTTCTGAGTTTTATTCTCTTTTTTTCAGATGCCTCGTCAATTGGTTCTACCTCGTGTCCTTTGTGTTTTCCGACTAGGCAGCAGGTGACGCAGATACAAGTGGAGTCTTCGGTGCAGTAGTACTCTAGCATCTTCTTATGTGTAGTACATTTTCTATTCTCCAGAGTCGTGGTGGGTTCTACTAGGACGTGATCGTTCGAGTTGCTGTGTTTTTTTAAGTGTTTGTTGCATAAAGAAGCTTCACAATGTAGGCAGGTTTTAACGGCAGGTACAGTGGACTCACAGTAAGTGCACAAGATGCCATAAGTTTCCTCAACCTCCTGTTTAGACTGGAAACTCTGAGCTATGTTACGGAGTGCTATGGTTTTGTGCAACGCTGGACGCTCTGGAAACTCGGTTCTGCAGTCAGGACAGGAATAAACACCGGATGTCTCCTGGGTAAGCAGTACACGGTCAATGCAGACCCAGCAGAAGTTGTGGCCACATCTCAGGGTGACTGGATCTGTATAGATATTTAGGCAGATAGAGCAGTTCAGTTCTTCTCGGAAATCAGCCAGAGCCATTATGAATACAGTATTCAGCTGTAAGTTGCTCGACTTGTCCAGGTGTCAATGAAAACTTATAAGACTTGTCGATGCACCTTTAGCACAATTCCGTCCTGGAAGATGTATCCAAGACTGTTTACACGACTGTTGAAGCAAGACTCAACGGATCTGGCACCTGTTCCTTCTTTTGCTGCGTACTCATTCAGCTGACGCAATTCTCCCATACACGATCCACAGTAGCCAGACCTGAAATAAAGATTCCTGATTAAAATGATCTGGGAACAACAAGTCATTAACAACTAACAGCAGTCTTGGTGTCATCATAAAGGAGTTGGCCTCTATCAACTTAGGTTTTTCTCAGTTAGGAACTCAGCTCCTGTCCTGAAAATGTTGGCTGACATGATGTGACATGTCCTTCAGCCACTTCCAACCCAACACACTGCGCTAGTACATGGACTCTCTACGATTCACAGTACACCATGACACGTTTGTCAAAAACTTCCATGCCAACCAACTGACCATGCGCCAATTTTTAGTTGTTCCTCAGAGTTTACAAGAAAGAAAAAAGCACATGCCCACTATGGTTGGAACTCCACAAAAGAATTTTTGTTTGTAATAAAGTATCACATTTTATTTCTACAAGGAAATGctacacacaatttaaaaacagttaaaattacTCCAACGAGTAAAAAACTCCATGGTTACAAAAACCACCATTACATgtgaaatacatttatgtaaacatATATTCTGGCATTACAAAATATTTTTGCACCGATTTATGCCTACTAATAGTGCTGCATTGAGATAACATATACCAATATTGTCTATATAACCTGGGGCCTCTAGACTGATGATTCCAGATGTAGCAAGAGGAGCTAGGTCCAGTATACTGCAGTGTATATTCACTTGTACCCACTAGTGTTTAAACAAGGCAAATGTgcatacaaaaataataaaatctcTAGCTATACCCAGGATTAGATCTCCAGAGATGTTCATACAGGCACAGCCCCAATTTTGAATCAATAGTATCTATATAGAGTGCACAATTGGTTGGCCCAGAGCCACTTAGTGGGAGAAAAAAGCATATACTTATCCCCAGACAGTCCTCTACAGTCACTTAGTGGTCGCCCCCTGGTCCCTTAGAGCAGCGGTGCAGCCAGTATATGAAGGAGTGTGGaagcccacgcgttccgacacacagaggtgtctttctcaaggtgagtaTATTCCTTGTATGATATCCGCGCTATTTAAGCCATTTCTATTTTGTTTACCTGGGTCTCAGGTGTGAGAAGCCGGAAGCAGGAGCAGCTTCGGCGTGTGATGTCACACACCGGAAGCATTGGTGCGGGGTTGAATGCGCCTGTGCGATAGATCAATGCGTCTCATTGCTGCTTGTGCGCAGGCATGGACAAAGTCCGGCGGCAAAATTGGATCAATGCGCCTCGTTGCTGCATGTGCGCAAGCGCGGACAGATCCGGCGGCGGGAATGTATCTTGCCACCTGGTGACACAGGGAGAGCCTGCGCCTGCGTACCAGATACTTTCCAATTTTTAGTTGTTCGGTACCTGCGCAAGTGCAAATAAAATGAATCGGTCAACTTTCAACCAAGCTTTCATCTGCGCCTGCGCAGGTCCTGGACGTCCAGAAATGAACGCATGCGCCTATGTGTTTTGATAGCAATTGTTCACAGTACTCCATCTGCATAGATGCTCAGGACTGGAGCAGGAGGAGGCTGGGCTATCAAGGTGGTGTGAGAAGACATATTAAAGCAGAGTTAGGCAAAAAGAATTGTAAGATCCTGGTCCTGCGGCCACCTCCATAGTCGAACTCAATGCCTCGTTTTGATTAGTACGTCTGGTGTGATGTCATTTTTACGACCTAATACACACGACGCAAGTAGGCGAAGGTTTGCATGGCCTGGTTGGGTAGCCAGGAACTATTGTGGCATGTTAATGGGGGGCGGGCCTCTTAGATGCAGCTTTCTGTGACAGAATAGGAAGGGGTAATCACTTCCGATGCTCACAGACCCGCCGTGTAACGCGATCGCAGGATGCGAATGGGTTGTCATAGCAGTCAAGGGCATACTTAAAGATCCATACGTTATATAGAGGCCTAGCTGCAATGGCTGTCTGATGTTACGGGTAGGTCGTGACTGTATCAAACAGCCGACATCTGCCCGGTATGGAAAGGGCTCATCTCCACAGTCTATTCCACACACCACACATGTCACAGGTcattaaagagttaaaaaaacaaacctgcCTAATACTGTGCATGTTTTGCCTCCTGGTGAGGCCAGGACTTCCCCAGTGAAGGCATCCTGTTGTATCGGGCACATTGGCAGCAGGTTATCCTCTAGTTGGGCCAGAACCTGGCTATAAAACCTCAGCGAGTTCTGTAACCCTCGAACATTGTTTTCCTACCTGTCCCTGCTCTTCTGTCTCCAGAGGAGGTGTGGACATAAAGTTTAGTTTCAGTTTCCAACTTTCATACCCTTAAAACTACAGTTCCCATCATTCCTTTCCCTCCTCTATGCACACGcccgccctctgctggtgactgaccGGCTGTGACATGAAGTAGGTTTACATTTCGCACAGCGAAAGCTAATAAGTTTCATGTGTAACGTAATATGACTATCAGTGGGTCGtaaaccgggaacaccccacaagagcagccgtataccggaaacacccaCAGGAGCCGCCGTAATGataataatagtaattttatttatatagcgccaacatattccgcagcgctttacaaattatagaggggacttgtacagacaatagacattacagcataacagaaatcacagttcaaaatagataccaagaggaatgagggccctgctcgcaagcctacaaactatgaggaaaaggagagacacgagaggtggatggtaacaattgctttcgttgttcggaccagccatagtgtatgaATCGGTTGTTTATATAaagttgcatgaaccagttaacagcctaaataagtAACAGTACAgaccagagggctattaaatgcataaagggtatgagaacatgatgtgaggaacctgattatgttggttttttttttgtttttttttttaatgggccacacagggatagttaggttaatgcgttgaggctgtaggccaatctgaacaaatgagtttttagggcacgcttaaatctgtggggattggggattaatcttattaacctaggtagtgcattccaaagaatcggcgcagcacgt is a window encoding:
- the LOC138663135 gene encoding E3 ubiquitin/ISG15 ligase TRIM25-like: MALADFREELNCSICLNIYTDPVTLRCGHNFCWVCIDRVLLTQETSGVYSCPDCRTEFPERPALHKTIALRNIAQSFQSKQEVEETYGILCTYCESTVPAVKTCLHCEASLCNKHLKKHSNSNDHVLVEPTTTLENRKCTTHKKMLEYYCTEDSTCICVTCCLVGKHKGHEVEPIDEASEKKRIKLRNDLEKLTSKRVETVKQVQNLEGQKQKVKKKASRESERVNSLFREIKKLLVELEQNVLGEISRQMDQVETAVSEQIQQLESQKEELSREISHIEELCLLADPLALLQEYEKYDLRGAAEEVNEDQKEDSKLSEYVGDLDKNVTSLTLHTGLADIMAHFKKGLHIVEVSDLLLDINTVARDVCISSDLKTARYLSNQKHPESPERFEDCQVLSTRTFSSGRHFWEVEVSKSGYWMIGVCYPSIGRKGDQSYIGNNEKSWCISRSKSKKHHYSVMHHGKIIHLPCKFSSQRLVIYLDYEAGQLSFYELCEPVKHLHTFTAAFTEPLHAALYIWTEWVAIRS